The DNA window aatgggacggtctggggtggaattgcccctgaaccctgtgggagggcagcaaacgagatattagaagagccacatttccattgtgtccttccagcttggacccagccggccacactttcccagagctgccagtgcagggggaaggagctgggactgtcagccagcgctctgcccgattgcattaagcactaacagtgagcagcaggcctggctggggactgagagactgaaacccctgtgagatgcaggacatgggcctctgagaaaagtcactggctcctctctagggagaccctgagatacaggaggagcctcagggaatcagctcttctgtcctagggacactgcagttcccggagggattgtcctcacggccgttccatccatcctaccaaggcccttgcagctgggggctggggtccagggcatgtgccttgatcctgacgtgctgttcatggatcaggggttcagggcaaacggaccagccctaagactgaccattgtcccagcctggagagacgatgagcttgtgctcagcaagacgtgggcagtgtcatggacccccttttcaagctctgcgaccaggggtcagctgttccaccctgagcgcaaggtgtaagccccatggggaccgggagaggctcgtttgtagagcatgtacgcctgcccactgaccctcccctgcctccttctcccgcagcacatccATGTCTGGATCCCATCAAAaagggccctggagagagctagggccatacagagcagcgctgccctgctcgaattcgccacctccctgcctggatttgacgtaagtgacctttgaccccagcatcctgcagagtcagggcttgagtcaagttcctcatcccatggctaattggtccccctgggtccgcaagggactgcgttccataggccacgggctggcagatttgtgcctggcctcagggcccttgttattctggagcagctaggcagtaagtgctcatagagggcctttgccctggtccctttgctccaagctcccatgggggcagagagctctcgctcctctcgcccagcgcctcctacagaggggtgggagcagagctctggcccaggggcgctggagagctgaagggagaaggttgatggattcccctctcctcctccttccaccagacctcctccgacttctccatggcaggcgactttgtgctgcagctgggtctccatgtatcccacccagccgaggacatcagccggcaagccaggggtgggatatattggctgcacaggctcctggtgcagaagaggggtaagaacccagctgggcaatgggacc is part of the Chrysemys picta bellii isolate R12L10 unplaced genomic scaffold, ASM1138683v2 scaf802, whole genome shotgun sequence genome and encodes:
- the LOC135979388 gene encoding maestro heat-like repeat-containing protein family member 7, with product MLRGLLSETPSLEKLQHLLEHIHVWIPSKRALERARAIQSSAALLEFATSLPGFDTSSDFSMAGDFVLQLGLHVSHPAEDISRQARGGIYWLHRLLVQKRGKNPAGQWDPMETSLSETSSSWPLGRLED